In one window of Microbacterium natoriense DNA:
- a CDS encoding ABC transporter ATP-binding protein: MIEFRNVTKRFPDGTLAVNDFSLVLPSRKTTVFVGSSGCGKTTLLRMINRMVEPTSGDVEIDGESVLGGDPVKLRRSIGYVMQNSGLMPHFSVIDNVSTVLRLNGVGRTAAHARARELLDTVGLDRALADRYPSQLSGGQQQRVGVARGLAADPNILLMDEPFGAVDPIVRADLQQETSRLQRELDKTVVFVTHDIDEAFLLGDQVVILDKGARIVQVGSPSEIIESPADDFVAAFIGADRGRRALSLKQTPRGLVVVDSEGRTQGAIVGSDAAAPASADGAAP, translated from the coding sequence TTGATCGAGTTCCGCAACGTCACGAAGCGTTTCCCCGACGGGACGCTCGCCGTGAACGACTTCAGCCTCGTGCTGCCCTCGCGCAAGACCACCGTCTTCGTCGGCTCGTCAGGATGCGGCAAGACGACTCTGCTGCGCATGATCAACCGCATGGTCGAGCCGACCTCGGGCGACGTCGAGATCGACGGTGAGAGCGTGCTCGGCGGCGACCCCGTGAAGCTGCGCCGGAGCATCGGCTACGTGATGCAGAACTCCGGCCTCATGCCGCACTTCAGCGTGATCGACAACGTGTCGACCGTGCTGCGGCTGAACGGCGTGGGGCGCACGGCCGCCCACGCCCGCGCGCGCGAACTTCTCGACACCGTCGGACTCGATCGCGCACTCGCCGACCGCTACCCGAGCCAGCTCTCCGGCGGGCAGCAGCAGCGCGTCGGCGTGGCCAGAGGGCTCGCGGCCGATCCCAACATCCTGCTGATGGACGAGCCGTTCGGCGCCGTCGATCCCATCGTGCGCGCCGATCTTCAGCAGGAGACCAGCCGGCTGCAGCGCGAGCTCGACAAGACCGTGGTGTTCGTGACGCACGACATCGACGAGGCGTTCCTGCTGGGCGATCAGGTCGTGATCCTCGACAAGGGAGCGCGCATCGTGCAGGTGGGCAGCCCCAGCGAGATCATCGAGAGTCCGGCAGACGACTTCGTCGCGGCGTTCATCGGCGCCGACCGAGGGCGTCGGGCGCTGAGCCTCAAGCAGACGCCGCGCGGGCTCGTCGTGGTCGACTCGGAAGGGCGCACGCAGGGCGCGATCGTCGGGTCGGATGCCGCGGCTCCCGCTTCTGCCGACGGAGCCGCCCCGTGA
- a CDS encoding ABC transporter permease — translation MNWVVDNFGLILQLTVIHLQQSVIPIVLGFVLSLPLGWVAWRYRLVRGPVIVLTGLLYTIPSLALLILLPATLGYSAISAPNLIIALTIYAVAILVRAVADGLDSVDEDVRQAATATGFAPFRRFWAVEFPLAGPVILAGLRVTAVSTISLATVGILIGVTNLGYLFTNGLERRIIAEVFAGVIAVVIIALVFDLVLMLIGRALMPWTRANAAAAQGATARVATTRAAA, via the coding sequence GTGAACTGGGTCGTCGACAACTTCGGGTTGATCCTCCAGCTGACGGTGATCCACCTTCAGCAGAGCGTGATCCCGATCGTGCTCGGATTCGTGCTGTCGCTGCCTCTGGGCTGGGTCGCCTGGCGGTACCGCCTGGTGCGCGGACCGGTCATCGTGCTCACAGGGCTTCTCTACACGATCCCTTCGCTCGCCTTGCTGATCCTGCTCCCCGCGACGCTGGGCTATTCGGCGATCAGCGCGCCCAATCTCATCATCGCCCTGACGATCTACGCCGTGGCGATCCTCGTGCGCGCGGTCGCCGACGGACTCGATTCGGTCGACGAAGACGTGAGGCAGGCGGCGACGGCCACCGGCTTCGCCCCGTTCCGCCGCTTCTGGGCGGTCGAGTTCCCGCTCGCAGGTCCCGTGATCCTCGCGGGACTCCGCGTCACGGCAGTGAGCACGATCTCGCTCGCGACCGTCGGCATCCTCATCGGCGTGACGAACCTCGGCTACCTCTTCACGAACGGCCTCGAGCGTCGCATCATCGCCGAGGTTTTCGCCGGCGTCATCGCGGTCGTGATCATCGCCCTCGTGTTCGACCTGGTGCTCATGCTGATCGGCCGGGCGCTGATGCCGTGGACCCGGGCGAACGCAGCTGCGGCGCAGGGGGCGACCGCTCGCGTCGCCACGACGAGGGCGGCCGCATGA
- a CDS encoding ABC transporter permease: MNLFAEAIAWMLAPAQWTGNYALPKLLGEHLALTAISVLIAAAIALPIGWLIGHTGRGREVAVAVAGAARAIPAFGLMVLLVLLLGVLRIPEAAITTFVLLAIPSLLAGAYTGLEAIDRRVIDSARAMGMTEWQIFFKVELPLGLPLLLGGIRSALLQVIATVTIAAYVNLGGLGWPIIQGIPLRRFDQVLAGAIIVAVLALLVDLLLAAAQHAAVPAGLRPPRAVRRRAADPAPASVPA; this comes from the coding sequence ATGAATCTCTTCGCCGAGGCCATCGCCTGGATGCTCGCTCCCGCGCAGTGGACGGGCAACTACGCGCTGCCGAAGCTGCTGGGCGAGCATCTCGCGCTGACGGCGATCTCGGTTCTCATCGCCGCGGCGATCGCCCTGCCGATCGGCTGGCTCATCGGCCATACGGGCAGAGGCCGCGAGGTCGCGGTCGCGGTCGCCGGCGCCGCGCGTGCGATCCCGGCGTTCGGTCTCATGGTGCTCCTCGTGCTGCTGCTCGGCGTGCTCCGCATTCCTGAAGCGGCGATCACCACCTTCGTGCTGCTCGCCATCCCCTCGCTCCTCGCCGGGGCGTACACGGGGCTCGAGGCCATCGACCGCCGTGTGATCGATTCCGCCCGCGCCATGGGCATGACCGAGTGGCAGATCTTCTTCAAGGTCGAACTGCCTCTCGGGCTGCCGCTTCTGCTCGGCGGCATCCGCTCTGCTCTCCTCCAGGTGATCGCCACGGTCACGATCGCCGCCTACGTCAATCTCGGCGGACTGGGCTGGCCGATCATCCAGGGCATCCCGTTGCGTCGCTTCGACCAGGTCCTCGCCGGCGCGATCATCGTCGCGGTGCTGGCTCTCCTGGTCGACCTGCTCCTCGCGGCCGCCCAGCACGCCGCGGTTCCTGCCGGCCTGCGTCCACCACGAGCCGTGCGCCGTCGCGCGGCCGACCCGGCACCTGCATCCGTCCCCGCCTGA
- a CDS encoding ABC transporter substrate-binding protein, which yields MFTARGKRTAFAVGLVAAAALALSACSSSNPLDEPSDAGSGSGDSDTIVVGSQAYYSNEIIAEIYAQALENAGFTVEKKLNIGQRDAYMPEVESGEIDVFPEYTGSLLEYLSKDGTDVTSPDDVYAALKEELPEELTALDYAEASDQDTYTVLKSFADENGLKTIADLAKVTTPVTIGAAPEFEQRPYGPAAAKEVYGVDLAFSATGQTTLESLLAGQIQVADIYTADPAFQTEDIVALEDPKNLILASNVVPIVSSDIADDVSDVLNAISAKLTAEELVGLNVQSTVDQKSSADIAKAWLEEQGLV from the coding sequence ATGTTCACAGCACGAGGCAAGCGCACAGCCTTCGCCGTCGGCCTGGTCGCCGCAGCCGCACTCGCCCTGTCGGCCTGCAGTTCGAGCAACCCGCTCGACGAGCCGTCCGATGCAGGCTCCGGCTCGGGCGACTCCGACACGATCGTCGTCGGCTCGCAGGCGTACTACTCCAACGAGATCATCGCCGAGATCTACGCACAGGCGCTCGAGAACGCCGGATTCACGGTTGAGAAGAAGCTCAACATCGGCCAGCGCGACGCGTACATGCCCGAGGTCGAGTCGGGCGAGATCGACGTGTTTCCCGAGTACACCGGCAGCCTGCTGGAGTACCTCTCGAAGGACGGCACCGACGTCACGAGCCCCGACGACGTGTACGCGGCGCTCAAGGAGGAACTGCCCGAAGAGCTGACGGCCCTCGACTACGCCGAGGCGTCCGACCAGGACACCTACACGGTGCTCAAGAGCTTCGCCGACGAGAACGGCCTGAAGACCATCGCCGACCTCGCCAAGGTCACGACTCCGGTCACGATCGGCGCGGCACCCGAGTTCGAGCAGCGTCCCTACGGCCCGGCTGCGGCCAAGGAGGTCTACGGCGTGGACCTCGCGTTCTCGGCCACGGGCCAGACGACGCTCGAATCGCTGCTCGCAGGTCAGATCCAGGTCGCCGACATCTACACGGCCGACCCGGCCTTCCAGACGGAAGACATCGTCGCGCTCGAGGACCCGAAGAACCTGATCCTCGCATCGAACGTCGTGCCGATCGTGTCGAGCGACATCGCCGACGACGTCTCCGACGTGCTCAACGCGATCAGCGCCAAGCTCACCGCCGAGGAGCTCGTCGGACTCAACGTGCAGAGCACGGTCGACCAGAAGTCGTCGGCTGACATCGCCAAGGCCTGGCTCGAGGAGCAGGGTCTGGTCTGA
- a CDS encoding AI-2E family transporter: protein MSREEPTPSESEEATASVPADEAAAPVVEMMITPDPRRVVIEPMTPSRSFWTRIDKPFVFGFLVTLGGLAAIVLGLAVTSLSTVLIYIALALFAALGLDPAVRFLERRGLSRAASVVVVILGLIVVVGLILWMVLPIVIDQVASFVRSVPGMIQDFTRTDIYATLEKQFGDQFEDLVADIQKFLTDPGNIAAIGGGALKIGAGIASGISGAIVVLVLTLYFVATLPGIKTGLLRLAPARDRIRAGEITEQITDSVGGYVMGMVVLAFFNALLAFLLYLFLGLPFPPLMATVAFCITLIPLVGSVMFWIIGTGLALFTNPVAALVFGIVYLVYMQVEAYVITPRVMNRAISIPGSLVVIGALAGGTLLGLLGALVAVPVAASILIIINQVWVPRQDARV from the coding sequence ATGAGCCGAGAAGAACCGACGCCGTCCGAGAGCGAAGAGGCCACGGCATCCGTCCCGGCGGACGAAGCAGCGGCACCCGTCGTGGAGATGATGATCACGCCCGACCCGCGCCGCGTCGTGATCGAGCCCATGACGCCGAGCCGCTCGTTCTGGACCCGCATCGACAAGCCGTTCGTCTTCGGCTTCCTCGTCACGCTCGGCGGGCTGGCGGCGATCGTGCTCGGCCTCGCCGTGACGAGTCTGTCGACCGTGCTCATCTACATCGCTCTGGCATTGTTCGCCGCTCTCGGCCTCGACCCCGCCGTGCGGTTCCTCGAGCGTCGCGGCCTCTCGCGTGCGGCCTCGGTGGTCGTCGTGATCCTCGGACTGATCGTCGTGGTCGGGCTGATCCTGTGGATGGTGCTGCCGATCGTGATCGACCAGGTCGCGAGCTTCGTGCGCTCGGTGCCGGGGATGATCCAGGACTTCACCCGCACCGACATCTACGCGACCCTCGAGAAGCAGTTCGGCGACCAGTTCGAAGACCTCGTCGCCGACATCCAGAAGTTCCTCACCGATCCGGGCAACATCGCCGCGATCGGAGGCGGAGCGCTCAAGATCGGCGCCGGCATCGCGAGCGGCATCTCGGGGGCCATCGTCGTGCTGGTTCTGACGCTCTATTTCGTCGCGACCCTCCCCGGCATCAAGACCGGCCTCCTGCGCCTCGCCCCGGCGCGCGACCGCATCAGGGCAGGAGAGATCACCGAGCAGATCACCGACTCGGTCGGCGGCTACGTGATGGGCATGGTCGTGCTCGCGTTCTTCAACGCGCTGCTCGCGTTCCTGCTCTACCTGTTCCTCGGGCTCCCGTTCCCGCCGCTGATGGCGACGGTGGCGTTCTGCATCACGCTGATCCCGCTCGTGGGCTCGGTGATGTTCTGGATCATCGGAACGGGGCTGGCGCTGTTCACGAACCCGGTCGCCGCGCTGGTCTTCGGAATCGTCTATCTCGTGTACATGCAGGTGGAGGCATACGTCATAACACCCCGTGTGATGAACCGCGCGATCTCCATCCCTGGTTCGCTCGTCGTGATCGGCGCACTCGCCGGGGGCACTCTGCTCGGACTGCTCGGAGCACTCGTCGCGGTGCCGGTCGCGGCATCCATCCTCATCATCATCAACCAGGTCTGGGTTCCCCGGCAGGACGCCCGGGTGTAG
- a CDS encoding chorismate mutase translates to MTDALDPKAELLRLRASIDNIDAALIFMLAERFRATQQVGHLKAEHAMPASDPGREEQQVARLRALAEDAHLDPEFAEKWFNFVVAEVIRHHTEAAEGR, encoded by the coding sequence ATGACCGACGCGCTGGACCCGAAAGCCGAACTGCTCCGACTGCGCGCGAGCATCGACAACATCGATGCGGCGCTGATCTTCATGCTCGCCGAGCGATTCCGCGCGACGCAGCAGGTCGGTCATCTCAAGGCGGAGCACGCGATGCCGGCATCCGATCCTGGCCGCGAGGAACAGCAGGTCGCACGCCTGCGCGCTCTGGCGGAGGACGCTCACCTCGACCCCGAATTCGCCGAGAAGTGGTTCAACTTCGTGGTGGCGGAGGTCATCCGTCATCACACCGAAGCGGCCGAAGGACGATGA
- a CDS encoding ROK family protein → MLNSDDVLDTQGSVRRANLRRALQLVFRGRGVQTRAGIARATGLTAATASSLVAELIDSGLVVEGAQAASTGGKRATTLSVDAAHHLILVMVIRPTDARLALLALDSSEIDVRTIAYSAESRDRKLDEAVQAIAADYGERLLVAAAQLPGTTDGRKVLESVQLGWSDVPLADRLEAALGVPVLLVNDVDAEAIAEAVGEVQSPGYRLFVHIGVGIGAAVTIDGQLAPGPRDRAGEIGHVQVEFGEQARLCRCGRRGCLESASSMTAMLGEDFTDAMDEGEVTVLARAVDDVIIAEGARALARTVKLASALLDPAEVVVGGPVRALGERFLDLVREEADYLATGTTSVPVRYARGGTNPSIGAGQLALSSALGVQWSAEQLSGTGADGS, encoded by the coding sequence ATGCTGAACAGCGACGACGTTCTGGATACTCAAGGCTCTGTTCGGCGTGCGAATCTCCGGCGTGCGCTGCAGCTCGTGTTCCGGGGCCGGGGAGTCCAGACCAGGGCCGGTATCGCGAGGGCTACGGGGCTCACTGCGGCGACCGCGTCGTCTCTCGTCGCCGAACTCATCGACAGCGGCCTCGTCGTCGAGGGCGCGCAAGCCGCGAGCACCGGGGGCAAGAGGGCGACGACTCTGAGTGTGGATGCCGCGCACCACCTGATCCTGGTCATGGTGATCCGGCCGACCGATGCACGGCTCGCGCTGCTGGCGCTCGACAGCTCGGAGATCGACGTCCGCACGATCGCCTACTCCGCTGAATCGCGGGATCGGAAGCTCGATGAGGCCGTCCAGGCGATCGCCGCCGACTACGGCGAGCGTCTGCTCGTCGCCGCCGCTCAGCTGCCCGGAACCACCGACGGGCGGAAAGTGCTCGAGAGCGTGCAACTCGGATGGAGCGACGTGCCGCTCGCCGATCGGCTGGAGGCCGCGCTCGGTGTGCCGGTTCTGCTCGTGAACGACGTCGATGCCGAGGCGATCGCCGAAGCGGTCGGAGAGGTGCAGAGCCCGGGCTACCGTCTGTTCGTTCACATCGGCGTGGGAATCGGCGCGGCCGTGACCATCGATGGGCAGCTCGCCCCCGGTCCACGCGACCGCGCCGGTGAGATCGGGCACGTTCAGGTCGAGTTCGGCGAGCAGGCGCGCCTGTGCCGGTGCGGGCGTCGCGGATGCCTCGAATCGGCGTCGTCGATGACGGCGATGCTCGGCGAGGACTTCACCGACGCGATGGATGAGGGCGAGGTCACGGTTCTCGCCCGGGCGGTGGATGACGTCATCATCGCCGAGGGCGCGCGTGCGCTCGCGCGCACGGTCAAGCTCGCGTCGGCCCTGCTGGATCCCGCAGAGGTGGTCGTCGGCGGGCCCGTGCGCGCTCTCGGGGAGCGCTTCCTCGATCTCGTGCGCGAAGAGGCAGACTACCTCGCGACCGGAACGACATCGGTGCCCGTGCGCTACGCGCGGGGCGGCACGAATCCGTCGATCGGGGCAGGGCAGCTCGCGCTATCGTCGGCGCTCGGTGTGCAGTGGAGCGCCGAGCAGCTTTCCGGGACCGGCGCCGACGGGAGCTGA
- a CDS encoding transposase, with protein MTADSTLLEVAVELYAGPPEEFVATRNAWAKSAADRALADQITALRKPSAAAWVVNVFAHERAAQLGEALRLAEELREAQADLDAAALAQLGRQRRALTAKLAAEAASLAKARGARVTDATLEAVRQTISAAFFDPDAAAAVASGRLVRELEPAATVDLAAAVGGGTPEAPASAPEPVDELRARRERHKAEKAVHDAEQAHARAVRDAQKADKDARDAAERAERATARIAELEKELARARVDADSAEEEATAAKERRDGAAERAAETDAAAADAKAALDVLRRG; from the coding sequence ATGACAGCCGACTCCACGCTTCTCGAGGTCGCGGTGGAACTGTACGCCGGGCCGCCGGAGGAGTTCGTCGCCACACGCAATGCTTGGGCGAAGTCCGCAGCCGATCGGGCGCTCGCCGACCAGATCACAGCGCTGCGCAAGCCGAGCGCTGCCGCCTGGGTGGTCAACGTCTTCGCTCACGAGCGTGCCGCGCAGCTCGGCGAGGCGCTGCGACTGGCCGAGGAACTCCGCGAGGCGCAGGCCGATCTCGATGCGGCCGCGCTTGCACAACTGGGGCGCCAGCGCCGGGCGCTCACCGCCAAGCTGGCCGCCGAGGCTGCGTCGCTCGCGAAGGCGCGCGGAGCTCGAGTGACGGATGCGACGCTCGAGGCCGTGCGTCAGACGATCTCCGCCGCGTTCTTCGATCCGGATGCCGCGGCCGCCGTCGCGTCGGGCCGCTTGGTGCGCGAACTCGAACCCGCTGCGACCGTCGACCTCGCGGCTGCTGTCGGTGGAGGAACCCCTGAGGCGCCGGCATCCGCTCCCGAGCCGGTCGACGAGCTGCGGGCGCGCCGTGAGCGGCACAAGGCCGAGAAGGCCGTGCACGACGCCGAGCAGGCGCACGCGCGGGCGGTGAGGGATGCACAGAAGGCCGACAAAGATGCGCGGGATGCCGCGGAGCGCGCCGAACGGGCTACGGCGAGGATCGCCGAGCTCGAGAAGGAGCTCGCCCGCGCCCGCGTCGACGCGGATTCGGCGGAGGAGGAAGCCACAGCCGCGAAGGAGCGTCGGGATGGCGCCGCCGAGCGGGCCGCCGAGACGGACGCTGCCGCCGCTGACGCGAAGGCCGCGCTCGACGTTCTGCGTCGCGGATGA